A stretch of Borrelia turcica IST7 DNA encodes these proteins:
- a CDS encoding OspD family protein translates to MRIAFTSAVNLISSATAHLKSASEKTHEVSEFAGINIEEIKKAKDKAISADVALACLIVFFIYFL, encoded by the coding sequence ATCAGAATAGCTTTTACAAGTGCAGTAAATTTAATTTCATCTGCCACAGCTCATTTAAAAAGCGCTTCAGAAAAAACACATGAGGTATCTGAATTTGCAGGAATAAATATAGAAGAGATAAAAAAGGCCAAAGATAAAGCTATCTCTGCAGATGTTGCTCTAGCTTGTTTAATTGTCTTTTTTATTTATTTTCTATGA
- a CDS encoding OspD family protein, whose amino-acid sequence MVEAEKAVKESLEKINTENTNNVKLKDIKEIAELVVKIAENTKKVAQEVVDSLNT is encoded by the coding sequence ATAGTAGAAGCAGAAAAGGCAGTAAAAGAGTCATTAGAGAAAATCAACACAGAAAATACAAACAATGTAAAGCTTAAAGATATAAAAGAAATAGCAGAATTAGTAGTAAAAATAGCTGAAAACACAAAGAAAGTAGCGCAAGAAGTTGTAGATTCATTAAACACTTAA
- a CDS encoding DUF871 domain-containing protein, with the protein MREIGISIYPNVSSKNKIIEYLEKSASLGFTRVFTSLLYIDGDEFNTFKEVLDIANKWEMKPIVDVAPNIFKKLNIDLTDLRNCLKLDYFKKLGAWAIRLDCPFTGIEESLMTFNESNLKIELNISSINKHINTIMFFKPNKDNLLGCHNFYPHKYTGLSRDFFRTTTKAFKQNSIPTSAFVSSLKAKECARGFEKDGVPTIEEHRNKDIDVQTKDLFKEGMDAVIISNCFPSDLELEKMAKVNRYILELKADLNPKINPIEREIILENLHFNRGDITPYRIRSTMSRVYYKDINFSLHSPDEIKRGDILIDSSEYLGYGGELQIALKDTPNNGLVNVVGRIHEEELYLLDEIEAWEKFKIIENK; encoded by the coding sequence ATGAGAGAAATAGGAATATCAATATACCCTAATGTGAGCTCTAAAAATAAAATTATCGAATATCTTGAAAAAAGTGCATCTCTTGGGTTTACAAGAGTATTTACATCTCTGCTTTATATTGATGGTGATGAGTTTAATACCTTTAAAGAAGTCCTTGATATTGCAAACAAATGGGAAATGAAACCAATTGTGGATGTAGCTCCTAATATTTTTAAGAAACTAAATATTGATCTTACAGACCTTAGAAACTGTTTAAAACTTGATTATTTCAAAAAACTTGGAGCGTGGGCTATTAGACTTGACTGTCCATTTACAGGAATTGAAGAGTCATTAATGACTTTTAATGAGTCTAACTTAAAAATAGAATTGAATATAAGTAGTATCAATAAACATATAAATACAATAATGTTTTTCAAACCAAACAAAGACAATTTATTAGGATGCCATAATTTTTATCCACATAAATACACAGGGCTTTCAAGAGATTTCTTTAGAACAACAACAAAAGCATTTAAACAAAATTCAATACCCACATCCGCTTTTGTTAGCTCACTCAAAGCAAAAGAGTGCGCAAGAGGATTTGAAAAAGATGGAGTCCCTACAATAGAAGAGCATAGAAATAAAGATATTGATGTTCAAACTAAAGATCTTTTTAAAGAAGGCATGGATGCTGTTATTATTTCAAATTGTTTTCCAAGTGATTTGGAACTAGAGAAGATGGCTAAAGTAAATAGATATATATTAGAATTAAAAGCCGACCTAAATCCCAAAATCAACCCCATAGAAAGAGAGATAATTTTGGAAAACTTGCACTTTAATAGAGGAGATATCACTCCCTATAGGATTCGGTCAACCATGTCAAGAGTATATTATAAAGATATAAACTTTTCACTACACTCTCCCGATGAAATAAAAAGAGGAGATATCCTAATAGATTCTTCAGAATATTTAGGATACGGCGGCGAACTTCAAATAGCTCTTAAAGACACGCCCAATAATGGACTTGTTAATGTAGTTGGCAGAATACATGAAGAGGAATTGTATCTTCTTGATGAAATAGAAGCTTGGGAAAAATTTAAAATCATAGAAAATAAATAA